From Penicillium psychrofluorescens genome assembly, chromosome: 6, one genomic window encodes:
- a CDS encoding uncharacterized protein (ID:PFLUO_008893-T1.cds;~source:funannotate): MSRYETALRRIDEAHACDPRQTQDPSSQGQIPYELHYANKMTSYLTLVEPSASELLQLAIRAQHLRRWELARSEFPATKIGYHSWRAELQWRQATLAEQICTESGYSAEEAARVGALIRKADLKKGDPETQTLEDVACLVFLDDQFDKFERELGDEEKIVDILRKTWGKMSEKGREQALKIDLSERGQTLVEKALQG, from the coding sequence ATGTCCAGATACGAAACAGCCCTCCGTCGCATCGACGAAGCACATGCCTGCGACCCACGGCAAACACAGGATCCGTCATCGCAGGGCCAGATTCCATATGAGCTACACTATGCCAACAAAATGACCTCATACCTCACCCTCGTGGAACCTTCGGCCTCAGAattgctccagctcgccatTCGCGCCCAACACCTGCGCCGATGGGAACTCGCGCGCAGCGAGTTCCCAGCCACGAAGATTGGGTACCACTCCTGGCGCGCGGAGCTGCAGTGGCGGCAGGCCACGCTGGCGGAGCAGATTTGTACGGAGAGCGGGTATAgcgcggaggaggcggcgcggGTAGGCGCACTGATACGCAAGGCGGATCTGAAGAAGGGGGACCCCGAGACGCAGACACTGGAGGATGTGGCGTGTCTGGTGTTTTTGGACGATCAGTTTGACAAGTTTGAGAGGGAGCTCGgggatgaggagaagattgtGGATATTCTGCGCAAGACTTGGGGGaagatgtcggagaaggggagggaaCAGGCGTTGAAGATTGACTTGTCGGAGCGGGGGCAGACTTTGGTCGAGAAGGCGTTACAAGGATGA
- a CDS encoding uncharacterized protein (ID:PFLUO_008894-T1.cds;~source:funannotate) — protein sequence MAFLFLKQKLFPQQQSTQVSGKPLLARIDDDDTLRGDSDQDIESGRNYATFGRSTSHDDSSSTGGSSVSGRARINPRIVSDAILGLSDGLTVPFALSAGLSALGNTKVVVLGGLAELAAGAISMGLGGYVGAKSEAESYDATVRETQELIDNDPNQTRAMVHETFAPYGLSAAAITDITSDLHASSERLRNFLLTFYHCQSAPACNQAWVSAVTLAIGYFVGGFIPLIPYFIAERVIVALYWSIGVMAVTLLAFGYAKTCIVRGWTGRDNVLAGVWGGVQMCFVGGVAAGAAIGLVRLIDTGGAH from the exons ATGgcattcctcttcctcaaacAGAAACTCTtcccccagcagcagtcaACCCAGGTCTCCG GGAAACCACTCCTCGCCCGcatcgacgacgatgatACACTCCGCGGCGACTCGGATCAGGACATTGAGTCGGGGCGCAACTACGCGACTTTCGGACGGTCCACCAGCCACGACGACTCCAGCAGCACCGGTGGCAGCAGCGTCAGCGGGCGGGCGCGCATCAACCCGCGCATCGTGTCGGATGCTATTCTCGGGCTGTCGGATGGCCTGACGGTGCCCTTTGCCTTGAGCGCAGGTCTGTCCGCGCTGGGTAACACCAAGGTCGTTGTCCTGGGTGgcctggccgagctggcAGCCGGTGCGATCTCGATGGGGCTGGGCGGGTATGTGGGAGCCAAGAGTGAAGC CGAATCCTACGACGCCACAGTCCGCGAGACACAAGAATTAATTGACAACGATCCGAACCAAACCCGCGCCATGGTGCACGAGACCTTCGCGCCCTACGgcctctccgccgccgccatcaccGACATCACATCCGACCTGCACGCCTCGAGCGAGCGGCTGCGCAACTTCTTACTGACCTTCTACCACTGCCAGTCCGCGCCAGCCTGCAACCAAGCCTGGGTCTCGGCCGTGACGCTGGCAATTGGCTATTTCGTGGGCGGTTTCATCCCGCTCATCCCGTACTTCATCGCCGAGCGCGTCATCGTCGCGCTGTACTGGAGTATTGGGGTCATGGCCGTGACTCTGCTGGCGTTTGGATATGCGAAGACCTGCATCGTGCGCGGCTGGACTGGTCGCGATAATGTTCTGGCTGGTGTGTGGGGGGGTGTGCAGATGTGTTtcgttggtggtgttgccgCTGGTGCGGCGATTGGACTGGTTCGTCTGATTGATACCGGTGGAGCGCATTGA
- a CDS encoding uncharacterized protein (ID:PFLUO_008895-T1.cds;~source:funannotate), with protein MVYTIYEGFVLQAKRALTALSQILHKAEEGPNASSLPSCRLHDDMKSLSFQVFAASTQTLLALAKLTDEPLPTEDTSKDVVYTYAEMYARIDKVLQALETVDKDLILEHCEAVKPTPIGPNIQPMSGVTFACFMQANIFFHVSTAYGILRKEGVPLGKVDYIMPFVMS; from the coding sequence ATGGTGTACACAATTTATGAGGGCTTTGTTCTCCAAGCAAAGCGGGCCTTGACGGCACTTTCGCAAATCCTTCACAAAGCCGAGGAGGGGCCCAACGCTTCCAGTCTTCCGTCCTGTCGACTCCACGATGACATGAAATCACTTAGCTTTCAAGTGTTCGCGGCAAGCACGCAGACATTGCTAGCTCTGGCTAAGCTGACCGACGAACCACTGCCAACAGAAGACACGAGCAAGGACGTTGTCTACACATATGCGGAAATGTACGCTCGCATCGACAAGGTGctccaggccctcgagacGGTTGACAAAGACCTCATCCTCGAACATTGTGAGGCTGTCAAGCCCACGCCTATAGGGCCTAATATACAACCCATGTCTGGGGTTACATTCGCGTGCTTTATGCAGGCCAATATTTTCTTTCATGTATCTACTGCCTATGGCATCTTGCGCAAGGAAGGCGTGCCTCTAGGCAAGGTGGATTATATTATGCCGTTTGTAATGTCCTAA
- a CDS encoding uncharacterized protein (ID:PFLUO_008896-T1.cds;~source:funannotate) → MHSKVAAALFLSSLAMAAPAVTEEPSDLGISVMTPPPAVVSAERAVASAIPITIEEQLEQAYVHSNFQKIESIETYIVSELLYNSAWRDRVPASDLAIFSSELFASASATSIAIPGSSSVSHTPGSSTSLSTATATGGSGSGSGSGSGSGSRSGSGSGSGSGSGSTSTSTEIVTSGSKTAASGSKPTTTNGATVPSANVAASFAGAVGLLGFMLAL, encoded by the coding sequence ATGCACTCCAAGGTCGCagccgccctcttcctctccagcCTAGCCATGGCTGCTCCCGCTGTCACCGAGGAGCCCTCAGACTTGGGCATCTCCGTCATGACCCCGCCTCCCGCCGTTGTGTCGGCGGAGAGGGCCGTGGCCAGCGCGATTCCGATTACGATCGAGGAGCAGCTAGAACAAGCCTATGTTCATAGCAACTTTCAGAAGATCGAGAGCATTGAAACCTACATCGTGAGCGAGTTACTTTACAACAGTGCCTGGCGGGATCGTGTGCCCGCTAGCGACTTGGCTATATTCTCCTCTGAGCTCTTCGCATCGGCGTCCGCCACTAGCATTGCCATCCCCGGGAGCTCTTCCGTCTCTCACACTCCCGGTTCCTCTACCAGTCTCTCCACGGCGACTGCTACCGGTGGCTCCGGTTCTGGATCGGGTTCTGGATCGGGTTCTGGCTCTAGATCGGgttctggctctggatcGGGTTCCGGCTCGGGCTCgacttcgacctcgaccgAGATCGTGACGTCGGGCAGTAAGACCGCGGCCTCGGGCAGTAAGCCCACAACGACCAACGGCGCTACTGTTCCCAGTGCCAACGTCGCCGCCAGCTTCGCCGGCGCGGTCGGTCTGTTGGGATTCATGCTTGCGCTGTGA
- a CDS encoding uncharacterized protein (ID:PFLUO_008897-T1.cds;~source:funannotate) translates to MESPLSGFAGQKRKAADMSSSDDEEARPGFQGFARASRRSESPPSMGGLGSTARNPRGSMANTNAAAPPRGGRSARGGNGAGGGNSFAARMMAKMGYQEGQGLGSSGQGIVNPIEAQARPQGAGLGAVREKTKQAREEEKRAARHRGEVLEDSSDEERRRRRKKKEEGKTGSRSGTGTPVARTKPQFRTAREMEADMEGLEVPNVLKSLIDATGKEQRVLTSTAGLMTPQDFVRQDEGEAVKIARRARHDLEAFADEWKGLTERKKFIELEEAQVVEELDAYQSRVNHLTGLIAAVEELDIFEHDESITAKFDEMTGKLEAVYSTYQDAVDAYRLPEMAVAAMHPLFRQAMEEWEPLQDPTFLVSNLTRLQPLLSRRTDGEESQQRHSTSPYETMIYTLWLPRMRSALLNDWDVYDPSVATSLVLAWKPIVPPFVYANVLDQLVVPKLSGALKNWKPRISRRHPSEHDGQFPWWLFTWLQYLDERHTNPKQPTGLMSDARRKFRLMLDSWSLRKGLINGIELWRDALGPEFDGCLRNHLLPRLARHLREDFVVNPQDQDLTALEDVLHWRDFFQPNVMGLLLVSEFFPKWHEILYIWLTNDPNYEEVGTWFSWWQTQIPENIKELTLINDEWEKGLQTMNLALQLGDRAATELPPPTTTTQPSLPTRDEAVAEAAAAASAPAPRPKAPVTEEIAFKDILEGWCSEQGLIMLPLREAHPQNGQPLFRITASATGKGGVVAFLQGDVVWVQNKKAKDIWEPMGLEDRLVERAEGR, encoded by the coding sequence ATGGAGTCGCCTTTGTCTGGCTTCGCGGGCcagaagcgcaaggctgCTGATATGAGCTccagcgacgatgaggagGCCCGTCCGGGCTTTCAAGGCTTTGCGAGAGCGTCGCGCCGTTCCGAGTCACCTCCCTCCATGGGTGGTTTGGGCAGTACAGCTCGCAATCCCCGGGGCAGCATGGCCAACACAAACGCCGCAGCACCACCCCGAGGCGGCCGATCCGCTCGAGGTGGAAACGGCGCGGGAGGAGGAAACTCGTTCGCCGCGCGCATGATGGCCAAGATGGGCTACCAGGAAGGCCAAGGTCTCGGATCCAGTGGCCAGGGTATCGTCAATCCGATCGAAGCGCAGGCGCGACCGCAGGGGGCTGGTCTTGGTGCAGTACGCGAGAAGACCAAGCAAGctcgcgaggaggagaaacGGGCGGCCCGGCACCGAGGCGAAGTGCTCGAAGACAGCTCAGACGAGgaacggcggcggcggcggaagaagaaggaggagggcaagaCGGGCAGTCGCAGCGGGACGGGCACGCCGGTCGCGCGCACAAAACCCCAGTTCCGTACCGCCCGCGAGATGGAGGCAGATATGGAGGGTCTTGAGGTTCCGAACGTGCTCAAATCGTTGATCGACGCTACGGGCAAGGAACAGCGCGTCCTGACCTCGACAGCTGGATTGATGACGCCACAAGATTTCGTCAGACAGGATGAAGGCGAAGCAGTGAAGATTGCTCGACGAGCCCGGCACGACCTGGAGGCCTTTGCAGACGAGTGGAAAGGCTTGACCGAACGCAAGAAATTCATCGAACTCGAAGAGGCCcaggtggtggaggaattggatGCATACCAGTCCCGGGTCAACCATCTGACGGGATTGATCGCtgcggtggaagagctggacATTTTCGAACATGACGAAAGCATCACAGCGAAATTCGACGAGATGACGGGTAAACTGGAGGCCGTGTACTCTACATATCAAGACGCCGTTGATGCATACCGGCTGCCAGAGATGGCGGTCGCTGCCATGCATCCATTGTTCCGACAAGCAATGGAAGAGTGGGAGCCTCTCCAAGATCCGACATTCCTCGTGTCCAACCTCACCCGACTTCAgcctcttctctctcgcaGGACCGATGGTGAAGAGTCCCAGCAGCGGCATTCCACATCCCCATACGAAACAATGATCTACACGCTCTGGCTCCCACGGATGCGATCTGCGCTCTTGAATGACTGGGATGTCTACGACCCGTCCGTTGCGACATCTCTAGTGCTAGCGTGGAAGCCAATTGTCCCACCTTTTGTTTATGCCAATGTTCTGGATCAACTGGTCGTTCCTAAGCTCAGTGGAGCGCTCAAGAACTGGAAACCGCGGATCAGTCGCCGGCACCCATCCGAGCACGATGGGCAGTTCCCATGGTGGCTGTTTACGTGGCTGCAATACCTGGATGAACGACATACCAATCCCAAGCAGCCGACTGGTCTTATGTCGGATGCAAGGAGAAAGTTCCGCCTGATGTTGGACTCGTGGAGCCTACGCAAGGGTCTGATCAACGGCATCGAGCTCTGGCGGGATGCACTGGGCCCGGAGTTTGACGGGTGTCTGCGCAACCACCTGCTCCCACGTCTGGCCCGTCACCTCCGCGAAGACTTCGTCGTGAACCCGCAGGATCAAGATCTGACTGCCTTGGAAGACGTTCTCCACTGGAGAGACTTCTTCCAGCCCAACGTGATGGGCCTGCTACTGGTCTCTGAGTTCTTCCCCAAGTGGCATGAGATTCTATACATCTGGCTCACCAACGATCCCAACTACGAAGAGGTCGGCACGTGGTTTTCTTGGTGGCAAACCCAGATTCCGGAGAATATCAAAGAGCTTACGCTCATCAACGACGAGTGGGAGAAAGGCTTACAGACAATGAATCTCGCCTTGCAACTTGGAGATCGCGCCGCGACCGAACTGCCACcgccgaccaccaccacacagCCATCTCTCCCGACCCGGGACGAAGCCGTTGCCGAAGCTGCGGCAGCTGCCAGCGCGCCGGCACCGCGGCCAAAGGCCCCAGTCACCGAAGAGATTGCTTTCAAGGACATTTTGGAAGGTTGGTGCTCCGAGCAAGGGCTTATTATGCTGCCTCTGCGTGAGGCACACCCGCAAAACGGACAGCCTCTATTCCGCATCACTGCCAGTGCGACGGGCAAGGGTGGAGTCGTGGCCTTCCTGCAGGGCGACGTGGTCTGGGTGCAAaacaagaaggccaaagaTATCTGGGAGCCGATGGGATTGGAGGATCGCCTGGTGGAGCGTGCGGAGGGCCGATAG
- a CDS encoding uncharacterized protein (ID:PFLUO_008898-T1.cds;~source:funannotate), whose amino-acid sequence MAALLSNSARVALRSGASATPKAAGVAGLTFARGKATLPDLSYDYGALEPSISGKIMELHHKNHHNTYVTSYNNAMEQLQEAQAKNDISAQIALKPAVNFHGGGHLNHSLFWENLAPKNAGGGEPPSGALFKAIDSTYGSLDEFQNKMNTALAGIQGSGWAWLVKDKQTGQIGIRTYANQDPVVGQFVPLLGIDAWEHAYYLQYQNRKAEYFKAIWEVINWKAVEKRFS is encoded by the exons ATGGCTGCTCTGCTCTCCAACTCGGCCCGCGTGGCCCTCCGCTCGGGAGCTTCGGCTACTCCTAAAGCTGCTGGCGTTGCCGGCTTGACCTTTGCCCGCGGCAAGGCCACCCTGCCGGACCTGTCCT ACGACTATGGCGCCCTGGAGCCGTCCATTAGCGGCAAGATCATGGAGCTGCACCACAAGAACCACCACAACACTTATGTGACCAGCTACAACAATGCTatggagcagctccaggagGCCCAGGCCAAGAACGACATCTCGGCTCAGATTGCCCTCAAGCCCGCCGTCAACTTCCACGGCGGAGGCCACCTGAACCACTCCTTGTTCTGGGAGAACCTAGCCCCGAAGAacgctggtggtggtgagcCTCCTTCTGGAGCTCTATTCAAGGCCATTGACAGCACCTACGGCAGCCTGGACGAGTTCCAGAACAAGATGAATACCGCCCTGGCCGGCATCCAGGGGAGCGGCTGGGCGTGGCTGGTCAAGGACAAGCAGACCGGCCAGATTGGTATCCGCACCTATGCT AACCAGGACCCCGTCGTCGGTCAGTTCGTCCCTCTGCTCGGCATTGACGCTTGGGAGCACGCCTACTA CTTGCAGTACCAGAACCGCAAGGCCGAGTACTTCAAGGCCATCTGGGAGGTCATCAACTGGAAGGCGGTGGAGAAGCGCTTCTCATAG
- a CDS encoding uncharacterized protein (ID:PFLUO_008899-T1.cds;~source:funannotate), giving the protein MGSPEIQERVLKRWFPHTTTPFIANAPMFGFADSRLAAAVTRSGGLGFIGGGFDFGPESAQLARLDTQLAETRAELGIVSSTGALPIGVGFITFKPAGFEMNAIPILEKHRVAAVWLSFPESDADHLPLIEAISKIQAKGDWVVKILVQVGTVQAARSAVEQGADAVVVQGTDAGGHQWAQGASLMSLLPEVRDAVAGDSNKKDVAIVAAGGIVDGRGCVAALGLGADGIVMGTRFIATTECSAPSFIKQSILSASDGAISTIKSVRHDVFQSTDVFPRQYDGRAVISLSWNDSQSGVSNEEVIQRYNDAAKQGDVQRRTIWAGASVGVIDAVVSTDQLIKDIQQQVKLAVQKITELI; this is encoded by the exons ATGGGATCTCCCGAGATCCAAGAAAGGGTCCTCAAGCGGTGGTTTCCCCATACGACCACGCCATTCATTGCCAATGCGCCGATGTTCGGTTTCGCAGATTCCCGCTTGGCAGCCGCAGTGACAAGATCTGGGGGGTTGG GTTTCATTGGCGGGGGCTTCGATTTCGGACCAGAATCGGCCCAGCTGGCCAGACTAGATACTCAACTGGCAGAAACTCGCGCCGAACTCGGGATCGTTTCATCGACGGGGGCTCTGCCTATTGGCGTGGGTTTTATCACATTCAAACCGGCAGGGTTCGAAATGAATGCGATCCCCATTCTCGAGAAGCATCGGGTTGCCGCGGTAtggctttctttccccgAGTCGGATGCAGATCACCTGCCTCTCATAGAAGCCATTAGCAAAATCCAGGCGAAGGGTGATTGGGTCGTCAAAATCCTTGTGCAGGTTGGGACCGTGCAAGCAGCCAGGAGTGCTGTTGAACAGGGTGCAGATGCTGTTGTCGTGCAGGGTACCGATGCTGGAGGTCATCAATGGGCTCAAGGAGCTAGTCTCATGTCGCTTCTACCTGAGGTGCGAGATGCGGTGGCTGGGGATTCAAACAAAAAGGACGTTGCGATCGTGGCTGCTGGTGGGATTGTAGACGGGAGAGGATGTGTTGCTGCTTTGGGTCTTG GTGCCGATGGGATTGTCATGGGCACAAGA TTTATTGCAACCACGGAGTGTTCAGCTCCCTCGTTTATCAAGCAATCAATTCTCTCGGCCAGCGACGGCGCCATCTCGACCATCAAGTCGGTCCGGCATGATGTCTTCCAATCTACCGATGTTTTCCCTAGGCAATACGACGGCAGGGCTGTAATTAGCCTCAGTTGGAACGATTCCCAAAGTGGCGTCAGCAATGAGGAAGTCATTCAGCGTTATAACGATGCTGCCAAGCAAGGAGATGTTCAGAGGCGAACGATTTGGGC CGGTGCGAGCGTTGGAGTTATCGACGCAGTGGTATCTACAGACCAGTTGATCAAAGATATTCAGCAGCAGGTGAAGTTGGCTGTTCAAAAGATCACGGAGCTGATTTAA
- a CDS encoding uncharacterized protein (ID:PFLUO_008900-T1.cds;~source:funannotate) → MSNTRSSPDLMRAARQEYSTALLATHSALQDRVQCKSDSTLAAVMLLSMYETITCRSPDLMGRWINHVQGATKLIEMRDVQQLQTPTGLQLFSQIRIQIALGHIFYKKHAPPVVVQLSKVAAAHRDGGSEKTEDFFNILVQVSNLSAEIRANANSESSFRSPAPFIQKAFQLDIDLVSWVMSIHPASRYTIASVYCNENKKDDSEYRSVYGESHHVYPNVEIASMWNNYRLTRIIIHEIIGNIYVRLLKPGGPSEDRLMALRSIAISRQMAEDICASVPYHFNSEDVATGSVFRLIWPLYIASDCVGSSPPLKQWIAQTLEKIGHTMGIQQALTMSQLVKEETGLSWLSRELDTIEGNMESI, encoded by the exons ATGTCCAACACACGCAGCTCGCCGGACTTGATGCGCGCTGCACGACAAGAATATAGCACGGCTTTACTAGCCACTCACAGTGCGCTACAAGATCGGGTCCAATGTAAATCAGACTCCACTTTGGCCGCTGTGATGCTACTGAGTATGTACGAG ACAATTACTTGTCGCAGCCCGGATCTAATGGGTCGATGGATCAATCATGTACAAGGGGCGACGAAACTCATTGAGATGCGGGATGTTCAGCAACTGCAGACTCCAACTGGCCTCCAGTTATTCTCCCAGATCCGCATACAGATT GCTCTGGGTCACATATTCTATAAAAAGCACGCACCGCCTGTCGTCGTCCAGTTATCAAAAGTGGCGGCTGCCCACCGCGACGGCGGATCCGAAAAAACTGAAGATTTCTTTAACATCCTCGTGCAAGTCAGCAACCTCTCCGCAGAAATCCGCGCGAACGCCAACAGCGAATCGTCATTCCGCAGCCCGGCACCCTTCATTCAAAAGGCATTCCAGCTAGACATAGATCTAGTATCATGGGTCATGTCCATCCATCCTGCCTCTCGATACACTATCGCGAGTGTCTACTGTaacgaaaacaaaaaagacgACTCTGAGTACCGCTCGGTGTACGGCGAAAGCCACCATGTGTATCCAAACGTCGAGATCGCATCTATGTGGAACAATTACCGCCTTACCCGCATCATTATCCACGAGATTATAGGCAACATCTACGTCAGACTACTGAAACCGGGTGGCCCATCAGAGGACCGCCTGATGGCATTGCGGAGTATAGCGATCAGTAGGCAGATGGCAGAGGATATATGCGCCAGCGTGCCTTATCATTTCAACTCCGAGGATGTGGCCACAGGGAGCGTGTTCCGGCTTATCTGGCCGTTGTATATTGCGTCAGATTGTGTGGGGTCCTCGCCCCCGTTGAAGCAGTGGATTGCGCAGACTCTAGAGAAAATTGGACATACGATGGGCATCCAGCAGGCTCTCACTATGTCGCAGCTTGTGAAGGAAGAGACTGGGCTGTCATGGCTTTCTAGGGAGCTGGATACAATTGAGGGGAATATGGAATCCATTTAG
- a CDS encoding uncharacterized protein (ID:PFLUO_008901-T1.cds;~source:funannotate) yields MSAESPGQKQGVKAFFASALRPKKSRQTLRKNASTTDLRLAARPSANEPPPPMPALAPLAAHQLKYKQTHAQIDTQLGERRDYTTMIHTLGLLEPMDTYGPNMIDDDNRPPGEGDIASLTSELWNNIAQYLSPAEAASLAFANITLYRRLGPQFFTALHHPRNYNYRIEFLAGLDRSLPHSLLCFPCAKFHRRTQEGSERLKPTHVVNPLFECPNALNALNPPPRTPITHGRMMPFLFVQLVMRAHRFGPSYGLTAESLGRRWMRDGWSFHSRFHVHEGRLLMRVKSQTFAPPVLTPSQQRLLLYSREDYCPYFSSCPHWRDGELMPACKCALDHIPKPRQTGGLQGIEHKVKDRWAGRVHDPNSLVTLCGFCRPMRRCPECPTEYLLEIKLAEDHSDARGVQFKQALVVTRWSDLGDGTTPAGKEWGAISGTRDDYDSFKHYEKRGIASIFEAAFTADTLPGQRVISMNPKKKKLGENGHDWY; encoded by the coding sequence ATGTCCGCTGAGAGCCCAGGGCAGAAGCAGGGTGTCAAAGCCTTCTTTGCCAGTGCCCTGCGTCCGAAGAAATCCCGCCAGACCCTGCGCAAGAATGCCTCTACCACCGACCTGCGGCTGGCCGCTCGTCCCAGCGCCAACGAACCACCTCCGCCAATGCCGGCGCTCGCGCCCTTGGCGGCGCACCAGCTCAAGTACAAGCAAACGCATGCGCAGATAGATACGCAACTCGGCGAGCGCCGTGATTATACAACCATGATCCATACACTGGGTCTGCTGGAGCCCATGGACACCTACGGCCCCAATATGATCGATGACGACAACCGGCCGCCCGGGGAAGGCGATATTGCCAGTCTGACATCTGAACTCTGGAATAACATAGCTCAATACCTGTCTCCTGCAGAAGCGGCCAGTCTCGCATTCGCCAATATCACGCTCTACCGCCGTCTGGGACCACAATTCTTCACGGCGCTGCACCACCCACGAAACTACAACTACAGGATCGAGTTCCTGGCCGGACTCGACCGCTCGCTTCCACACTCTCTCCTATGTTTCCCATGCGCCAAATTCCACCGACGCACACAAGAAGGAAGCGAGCGCCTCAAGCCCACGCACGTGGTGAACCCGCTCTTCGAGTGTCCCAATGCGCTGAACGCGCTCAATCCGCCTCCACGCACGCCCATCACACACGGACGCATGATGCCCTTCTTGTTTGTCCAGTTAGTAATGCGTGCGCACCGCTTCGGGCCCAGCTACGGCCTCACCGCGGAGTCGctcggccgccgctggaTGCGAGATGGCTGGTCATTCCACTCGCGCTTCCATGTCCACGAGGGCCGACTTCTGATGCGTGTGAAGAGTCAGACCTTCGCACCCCCGGTCCTGACACCGTCACAGCAGCGACTTCTATTGTATTCCCGCGAGGACTACTGCCCGTATTTCTCATCATGCCCGCACTGGCGCGACGGCGAGCTGATGCCCGCCTGCAAGTGTGCATTAGACCACATCCCCAAACCACGCCAGACAGGCGGGCTGCAGGGCATCGAGCACAAAGTCAAAGACCGATGGGCGGGACGGGTGCACGACCCGAACTCGCTGGTCACCCTCTGTGGCTTCTGTCGGCCTATGCGGCGGTGTCCCGAGTGTCCGACGGAGTATCTGTTAGAGATCAAACTCGCAGAAGACCACAGCGATGCACGGGGCGTCCAGTTCAAGCAGGCGCTCGTCGTCACGCGGTGGAGCGATCTGGGCGATGGTACCACGCCTGCGGGCAAGGAGTGGGGTGCTATCTCCGGTACGCGAGACGATTATGACTCCTTCAAGCATTATGAGAAGCGCGGCATTGCGAGTATCTTTGAAGCGGCATTTACCGCTGATACGCTGCCCGGCCAGCGTGTCATCTCTATGAATCctaagaagaagaagctgggtGAGAACGGTCATGACTGGTACTAA